The following proteins come from a genomic window of Micromonospora zamorensis:
- a CDS encoding ABC transporter permease, whose protein sequence is MNATMGRYRAVTGHRLFWPVAVLVVMLAANTIYRPGFLSIELKDGHLYGSPIDILRLSAPLILVALGMTLVISTGGIDLSVGSVCAISGAIACMYISKQSDQNSLVVVLTALAMALGVALVLGAWNGVLVAVIGIQPIIATLILMVAGRGLAQLITQGQIITINSEPFRAIGLGHLFTLPLAIFIALAAALLVAAFTRRTALGMIVESVGGNAEASRLAGIRSGRVIFLAYVLSAVCAAIAGFMMTANVSSADGNAVGLWVELDAILAVVIGGTSLAGGRFFLSGTIIGALIIQTLTTTVYAMDISPQTSLLFKAVVVIAVCLIQAPAFRARFARRRRSAPKPTTIADKPKEQVPA, encoded by the coding sequence ATGAACGCCACCATGGGCCGCTACCGGGCGGTGACCGGTCACCGGTTGTTCTGGCCCGTCGCCGTGCTGGTCGTCATGCTCGCCGCGAACACGATCTACCGGCCCGGGTTCCTGTCGATCGAGCTCAAGGACGGGCACCTGTACGGCTCGCCGATCGACATCCTGCGGCTGAGCGCACCACTGATCCTCGTCGCGCTGGGGATGACCCTGGTCATCTCGACCGGCGGCATCGACCTGTCGGTGGGGTCGGTGTGTGCGATCAGCGGCGCGATCGCCTGCATGTACATCAGCAAGCAGTCCGACCAGAACAGCCTTGTCGTGGTGCTGACCGCCCTCGCGATGGCGTTGGGCGTCGCGCTCGTGCTCGGCGCCTGGAACGGCGTGCTGGTGGCCGTGATCGGGATCCAACCGATCATCGCCACCCTGATCCTGATGGTGGCCGGCCGGGGCCTCGCCCAGCTGATCACCCAGGGTCAGATCATCACCATCAACTCAGAGCCGTTCCGGGCGATCGGGCTGGGCCACCTGTTCACCCTGCCGCTGGCCATCTTCATCGCCCTCGCCGCGGCACTGCTCGTCGCCGCGTTCACCCGGCGCACCGCACTCGGCATGATCGTCGAGTCGGTGGGCGGCAACGCCGAGGCGAGCAGGTTGGCCGGCATCCGCTCCGGCCGGGTCATCTTCCTCGCGTACGTGCTCAGCGCCGTCTGTGCCGCGATCGCCGGTTTCATGATGACGGCCAACGTCTCCAGTGCCGACGGCAACGCGGTCGGCCTCTGGGTGGAGCTGGACGCCATCCTCGCCGTCGTCATCGGCGGTACGTCCCTCGCCGGTGGCCGGTTCTTCCTCAGCGGCACGATCATCGGCGCGCTGATCATCCAGACGCTGACCACCACGGTGTACGCCATGGACATCTCACCGCAGACCTCGCTGCTGTTCAAAGCGGTCGTCGTCATCGCCGTCTGCCTCATCCAGGCGCCGGCCTTCCGGGCCCGGTTCGCCCGCCGCAGGCGCAGCGCGCCGAAGCCCACCACCATCGCCGACAAGCCGAAGGAGCAGGTACCGGCATGA
- a CDS encoding LacI family DNA-binding transcriptional regulator, whose amino-acid sequence MTDVARLAGVSHQTVSRVLNGHPNVREQTRLRVRAAIAELGYRPNGAARALVTGRSQVIGVVAQNTTLYGPASLLAALEQTAAEEGFAVSVGSVRNLDHRSISAAVERHLSHRVAGIVVIAPVESAGEALERLPKDVPLVTVDGDPSRPVPLVTVDQVAGARAATQHLLDAGHRTVWHVSGPSDWFDSVGRIDGWREALLAAGLVPPPLMPGDWSAASGYRCGQMLARMPEVTAVFTANDHLALGVLRALHEFGKRVPDDISVVGFDDVPEAAYFIPPLTTVRPDFDAVARASLQMLLSQIESGTGGALRQTVAPTLVSRESVAPPRR is encoded by the coding sequence ATGACGGACGTTGCTCGTCTCGCCGGTGTCTCCCATCAGACGGTGTCGCGGGTGCTCAACGGGCACCCCAACGTCCGTGAGCAGACCCGGCTCCGGGTGCGCGCGGCGATCGCCGAACTCGGCTACCGTCCGAACGGCGCGGCACGCGCGCTGGTGACCGGTCGATCGCAGGTCATCGGCGTGGTCGCACAGAACACGACGCTCTACGGTCCCGCGTCACTGCTGGCGGCGTTGGAGCAGACCGCCGCCGAAGAGGGTTTCGCGGTCAGTGTCGGCAGCGTCCGCAACCTGGACCACCGGTCCATCTCGGCGGCAGTCGAGCGGCACCTGTCGCACCGCGTCGCCGGCATCGTGGTCATCGCGCCCGTCGAGTCGGCCGGTGAGGCGCTGGAACGCCTGCCGAAGGATGTCCCGCTGGTCACGGTCGACGGTGACCCGAGCCGACCGGTGCCACTGGTGACTGTCGACCAGGTGGCGGGTGCCCGAGCGGCGACGCAACATCTGCTCGACGCGGGGCACCGCACCGTCTGGCACGTCTCGGGCCCGTCCGACTGGTTCGACAGCGTTGGTCGGATCGACGGCTGGCGGGAGGCTCTGCTGGCCGCCGGGCTGGTTCCGCCACCGCTGATGCCGGGGGACTGGTCCGCGGCCTCGGGTTACCGGTGTGGGCAGATGTTGGCGCGGATGCCGGAGGTCACCGCGGTCTTCACCGCCAACGACCATCTCGCGCTGGGCGTGCTGCGGGCGTTGCACGAGTTCGGCAAGCGGGTGCCGGACGACATCAGCGTCGTCGGCTTCGACGACGTGCCCGAGGCGGCGTACTTCATTCCACCGCTGACCACCGTTCGCCCGGACTTCGACGCGGTGGCGCGCGCGAGCCTGCAGATGCTGCTGAGCCAGATCGAGTCGGGCACCGGCGGGGCACTACGGCAGACCGTCGCCCCGACACTGGTCTCCCGCGAGAGCGTCGCGCCACCGCGTCGCTGA
- the araA gene encoding L-arabinose isomerase has protein sequence MAPQTQPEIWFLTGSQGMYGEETLRQVAEQSRQIAAALDDSPQIPARVVWKPVLTNSGEILQVCRDAAAQGAVGVIAWMHTFSPAKMWISGLDALQTPLLHLHTQANVLLPWNDIDMDFMNLNQAAHGDREFGYIQTRLGVARKTVAGHVSDPRVTARVGAWARAALGWSAMRSLRLARFGDNMRDVAVTEGDKVEAELRFGVSVNTYGVNDLVEVVGQVTDAQVDDLVKEYQDTYRIGGDLLPGGDRHDSLRYAARLELGMRTFLDAGGFRAFTTNFEDLGGLRQLPGIAVQRLMADGYGFGGEGDWKTSVLVHTLKAMSVGVDGGTSFMEDYTYDLTPGEELVLGAHMLEVCPTIASDVPNVEIHPLSIGGREDPVRLVFDAAPGPAVVLGLADMGERFRLVANEIDVVTPPQPLRRLPVARAVWRPRPDLPVSAESWITAGAPHHTVLSQAVGVEELHDLAEMSRTELVVIDADTQPRRFADEIRWNQAYYRLARGF, from the coding sequence ATGGCACCACAAACCCAACCCGAGATCTGGTTCCTCACCGGCAGCCAAGGCATGTACGGCGAGGAGACGCTCCGGCAGGTCGCCGAGCAGTCCCGCCAGATCGCGGCCGCGCTCGACGACTCGCCGCAGATTCCCGCCCGGGTGGTCTGGAAGCCCGTCCTGACCAACAGTGGTGAGATCCTGCAGGTCTGCCGGGACGCCGCCGCCCAGGGTGCCGTCGGGGTCATCGCCTGGATGCACACCTTCTCTCCGGCGAAGATGTGGATCTCCGGTCTGGACGCGTTGCAGACGCCGTTGCTGCACCTGCACACCCAGGCCAACGTGCTGCTGCCCTGGAACGACATCGACATGGACTTCATGAACCTGAACCAGGCCGCCCACGGCGACCGGGAGTTCGGGTACATCCAGACCCGTCTCGGTGTGGCCCGCAAGACGGTGGCCGGGCACGTCAGCGACCCGCGGGTCACCGCCCGGGTCGGGGCGTGGGCACGTGCCGCGCTCGGCTGGTCGGCGATGCGGTCGCTGCGCCTGGCCCGCTTCGGTGACAACATGCGCGACGTCGCGGTGACCGAGGGCGACAAGGTCGAGGCGGAGCTGCGGTTCGGGGTCTCGGTCAACACCTACGGCGTCAACGACCTGGTCGAGGTGGTCGGCCAGGTCACCGACGCGCAGGTGGACGACCTGGTCAAGGAGTACCAGGACACCTACCGCATCGGCGGCGACCTGCTGCCCGGCGGCGATCGGCACGACTCGTTGCGGTACGCGGCCCGCCTGGAGCTGGGCATGCGCACGTTCCTGGACGCGGGCGGGTTCCGGGCCTTCACCACGAACTTCGAGGACCTCGGGGGCCTGCGTCAGCTGCCGGGCATCGCCGTGCAGCGGCTCATGGCCGACGGCTACGGCTTCGGTGGCGAGGGCGACTGGAAGACGTCGGTCCTGGTGCACACGCTCAAGGCGATGTCGGTGGGCGTGGACGGCGGCACGTCGTTCATGGAGGACTACACCTACGACCTCACCCCGGGTGAGGAGCTGGTGCTCGGCGCCCACATGCTGGAGGTCTGTCCGACCATCGCCTCCGATGTTCCCAACGTGGAGATCCACCCGCTGAGCATCGGCGGGCGGGAGGACCCGGTCCGGTTGGTCTTCGACGCCGCGCCCGGTCCGGCGGTGGTGCTCGGTCTGGCCGACATGGGGGAGCGGTTCCGGCTCGTCGCCAACGAGATCGACGTGGTCACTCCGCCGCAGCCGCTGCGCCGGCTGCCGGTGGCCCGCGCGGTCTGGCGTCCGCGACCGGACCTGCCGGTGTCGGCGGAGTCGTGGATCACCGCGGGCGCGCCGCACCACACCGTTCTGTCGCAGGCGGTGGGGGTGGAGGAGTTGCACGACCTGGCCGAGATGAGCCGCACGGAACTGGTCGTCATCGACGCCGACACCCAGCCCCGCCGCTTCGCCGACGAGATCCGCTGGAACCAGGCCTACTACCGGTTGGCGCGCGGCTTCTGA
- the yjfF gene encoding galactofuranose ABC transporter, permease protein YjfF: MTTGSLTAGRARFRLPRRQIPVLATLVLLLVMYGIGVSQYQAFSNVQVIFNVFIDNGFLLVVAIGMTFVILTGGIDLSVGSVVAMTAMVSAWLLQEGLPAALVLVIALLIGPTLGLLMGCAIHFFDIQPFIVTLAGMFFARGMCTFISGSSIPITDGFWTRMSQERIGDPRGNFVSISVLIAFVVVAVAAYVLAYTRLGRNVYAIGGNPQSALLMGLPVGRTRIAVYTISGLCSAIGGILLSFYTLSGAPLIAVGMELDVIAAVVIGGTVLTGGSGYVFGTVLGVLVLGVIQTLITFDGSLNSWWTKIVIGGLLFAFILLQRLIGIRYK, encoded by the coding sequence ATGACCACTGGATCGCTCACCGCTGGTCGTGCCCGGTTCCGGCTGCCGAGGCGGCAGATACCGGTCCTGGCCACGCTCGTCCTCCTGCTGGTGATGTACGGCATCGGGGTGTCCCAGTACCAGGCGTTCTCCAACGTGCAGGTCATCTTCAACGTCTTCATCGACAACGGTTTCCTGCTCGTGGTCGCGATCGGGATGACCTTCGTGATCCTCACCGGCGGCATCGACCTGTCGGTCGGGTCCGTCGTGGCGATGACGGCGATGGTGTCGGCCTGGCTGCTCCAGGAGGGCCTGCCGGCGGCGCTGGTGCTCGTCATCGCCCTGCTCATCGGGCCGACGCTCGGTCTGCTGATGGGCTGCGCCATCCACTTCTTCGACATCCAGCCGTTCATCGTCACCCTCGCGGGGATGTTCTTCGCCCGGGGGATGTGCACGTTCATCTCCGGCTCGTCCATCCCGATCACGGACGGGTTCTGGACCAGGATGTCGCAGGAACGGATCGGTGATCCCCGGGGCAACTTCGTCTCGATCAGCGTGCTGATCGCCTTCGTCGTGGTCGCCGTCGCCGCGTACGTGCTGGCCTACACCCGGCTGGGACGCAACGTGTACGCCATCGGCGGCAACCCCCAGTCGGCCCTGCTGATGGGTCTGCCGGTGGGGCGGACCAGGATCGCCGTCTACACCATCAGCGGTCTGTGCTCCGCGATCGGCGGGATCCTGCTGTCCTTCTACACCCTCTCCGGCGCGCCGTTGATCGCCGTCGGGATGGAGCTGGACGTCATCGCCGCCGTCGTCATCGGAGGCACGGTGCTCACCGGCGGCTCGGGTTACGTGTTCGGCACGGTGCTCGGCGTCCTGGTGCTGGGCGTGATCCAGACCCTCATCACCTTCGATGGGAGCCTCAACTCCTGGTGGACGAAGATCGTGATCGGCGGTCTGCTCTTCGCGTTCATCCTCCTCCAGCGCCTCATCGGAATTCGTTACAAGTGA
- a CDS encoding glycoside hydrolase family 27 protein encodes MNRITRGRRWGSVLAAGVLLAGALVGLRAPAAQALDNGVARTPPMGWNSWNSFGCNINEALIRQTADAIVSSGMRDLGYNYVVVDDCWFNPNRDSSGNIQGDPSRFPSGMKALGDYLHARNLKFGLYQVPVDKTCAQYFGAYPGATGSRGHEVQDARQFAAWGVDFLKYDWCSPEGSINDQVTTFAKMRDALAATGRPIVYSINPNSIHAKTGPQRNWGDVANMWRTTEDITNAWDTGQSNGYPMGIQNIINVTVPLASYARPGGFNDPDMMEVGRGGMNDTEMRSHFAMWAIMASPLIAGNDVRNMNSATQTILKNANLIAINQDSLGLQGTQVSFDGTRRVLAKPLANGDVAVALLNQGGSTTTISTTAAAVGKSGSSFTLVDAWTGGTSSSSGTISASVPAHGTVVFRVSGGGTTTPPPTTSGAFASAASGRCLDVPQSNTTNGTQPVIWDCNGAANQNWTLNGQTLQALGKCLDAPLNATAGTKVQIWDCNGGANQRWAINANGTISGAQSGLCLDVNNNATANGTTVLLWTCTGAANQRWTRR; translated from the coding sequence ATGAACCGCATAACCCGAGGTCGTCGCTGGGGGAGCGTACTGGCGGCCGGAGTGCTGCTCGCCGGCGCTCTGGTCGGCCTGCGCGCCCCCGCAGCGCAGGCACTGGACAACGGGGTGGCGCGTACTCCCCCCATGGGTTGGAATTCGTGGAACTCGTTCGGCTGCAACATCAACGAGGCGCTGATCCGGCAGACGGCCGATGCGATCGTCAGCAGCGGTATGCGGGACCTCGGCTACAACTACGTCGTGGTCGACGACTGCTGGTTCAACCCCAACCGGGACAGCTCCGGCAACATCCAGGGCGACCCCAGCCGGTTCCCCAGCGGGATGAAGGCGCTCGGCGACTACCTGCACGCCCGGAACCTGAAGTTCGGCCTGTACCAGGTGCCGGTCGACAAGACCTGCGCGCAGTACTTCGGCGCCTACCCCGGCGCGACCGGCAGCCGGGGCCACGAGGTGCAGGACGCGCGCCAGTTCGCCGCCTGGGGCGTCGACTTCCTCAAGTACGACTGGTGCTCGCCGGAGGGCAGCATCAACGACCAGGTGACCACCTTCGCCAAGATGCGTGACGCGCTGGCCGCGACCGGCCGACCGATCGTCTACAGCATCAACCCGAACAGCATCCACGCCAAGACCGGCCCGCAGCGCAACTGGGGCGACGTGGCGAACATGTGGCGAACCACCGAGGACATCACCAACGCGTGGGACACCGGTCAGAGCAACGGCTACCCGATGGGCATCCAGAACATCATCAACGTGACCGTCCCGCTGGCGTCCTACGCGAGGCCGGGTGGGTTCAACGACCCGGACATGATGGAGGTCGGCCGGGGTGGCATGAACGACACGGAGATGCGCAGCCACTTCGCGATGTGGGCGATCATGGCGTCTCCGCTGATCGCCGGGAACGACGTGCGGAACATGAACTCCGCGACGCAGACCATCCTCAAGAACGCCAACCTGATCGCGATCAACCAGGACTCGCTCGGGTTGCAGGGGACGCAGGTGTCCTTCGACGGCACCCGTCGGGTGCTGGCCAAGCCCCTCGCCAACGGTGACGTCGCCGTCGCCCTGCTCAACCAGGGCGGCTCGACGACGACGATCTCGACCACGGCCGCGGCCGTCGGCAAGTCCGGCTCGTCGTTCACGCTGGTGGACGCGTGGACGGGTGGCACCAGCTCCAGCAGCGGGACGATCAGTGCCAGCGTCCCCGCGCACGGCACCGTGGTGTTCCGGGTCAGCGGTGGTGGGACGACCACTCCGCCGCCGACCACGTCGGGCGCGTTCGCGAGCGCCGCCTCCGGCCGCTGCCTGGACGTTCCGCAGAGCAACACCACCAACGGCACCCAGCCGGTGATCTGGGACTGCAACGGCGCCGCCAACCAGAACTGGACCCTCAACGGGCAGACCCTCCAGGCTCTCGGCAAGTGCCTGGACGCACCCCTCAACGCCACTGCCGGCACCAAGGTGCAGATCTGGGACTGCAACGGGGGAGCCAACCAGCGGTGGGCGATCAACGCCAACGGGACGATCAGCGGCGCCCAGTCCGGGCTCTGCCTGGACGTCAACAACAACGCCACGGCCAACGGCACCACGGTGCTTCTCTGGACCTGCACCGGGGCGGCGAACCAGCGGTGGACGCGGCGATAG
- a CDS encoding family 43 glycosylhydrolase, with product MLSIGRVPRGAPRRRGWLSRLAVAAMTLVVGGAAVAVASSPASAATVDTSAWYVLVNRNSGKAVDVYNLATNDGARITQWTRNNGNQQQWQFVDSGGGYYRLKSRLSGKVLDVSGRSTANGASVVQWTDNNGTNQQFRLADSDGGYVRLINRNSNKAMEVQGASTADGGNIVQYDDWNGANQQWQLVRVDGGTDPTTPPPSNGTYSNPVVWQDFADVDIIRVDNAYYMSASTMHYSPGAPVLRSYDLVNWEFAGHSVPRLDFGSKYDMSGGNAYVDGIWASTLNYRPSNRTYYWAGCIDFAQTHIYTASAVDGAWSKHTTIPNCYYDAGMLIDDNDTMYVAYGNGTISVAQLSADGKSQVRAQQVYTTPSSIGTLEGARFYKRNGAYYIWLTRPANGQYVLKSTNGPFGPYEQRQVLLNLPGPISGGGVPHQGGLVQTQNGDWYYMSFVDAYPGGRMPAMAPITWTGDGWPVLQTVNGTWGTSYPKPNLPAPPRAVKPLTGTDTFAGTTLGPQWEWNHNPDNSKWAVNNGLNLQTATVTGDLYKARNTLTHRIQGPSSTATIELDYSTMRDGDRTGLAVLRNSSAWIGVRRDNGSTRLVMQNGLTMDGSWNTTSTGSEVASAAVSGGRIWLRANADIRPGSGRQARFSYSTDGVNFTSFGNALTLANNWQFFMGYRFAIFNHATQALGGAVTVRRFDLTTP from the coding sequence ATGCTTTCCATCGGTCGGGTTCCCCGAGGTGCGCCACGTCGGCGCGGGTGGCTGTCGAGACTCGCCGTCGCCGCTATGACACTGGTGGTCGGTGGCGCGGCCGTAGCCGTCGCCTCGTCGCCCGCGTCAGCGGCCACCGTCGACACCAGCGCCTGGTACGTGTTGGTGAACCGCAACAGCGGCAAGGCCGTGGACGTGTACAACCTGGCGACGAACGACGGCGCGCGGATCACGCAGTGGACGCGCAACAACGGCAACCAGCAGCAGTGGCAGTTCGTCGACTCCGGAGGCGGCTACTACCGACTCAAGTCGAGGTTGTCGGGCAAGGTGCTGGACGTCTCCGGCCGCTCGACCGCCAACGGCGCCAGCGTCGTGCAGTGGACCGACAACAACGGCACCAACCAGCAGTTCCGGCTGGCAGACTCGGACGGCGGGTACGTCCGGTTGATCAACCGCAACAGCAACAAGGCGATGGAGGTGCAGGGCGCCTCGACCGCCGACGGCGGCAACATCGTGCAGTACGACGACTGGAACGGCGCCAACCAGCAGTGGCAGCTCGTCCGCGTCGACGGCGGGACCGACCCCACGACGCCGCCGCCGTCGAACGGCACGTACTCGAACCCGGTGGTCTGGCAGGACTTCGCCGACGTCGACATCATCCGGGTCGACAACGCCTACTACATGTCGGCGTCCACCATGCACTACTCGCCGGGAGCGCCGGTGCTGCGCTCGTACGACCTGGTGAACTGGGAGTTCGCCGGTCACTCGGTGCCCCGGCTCGACTTCGGCTCGAAGTACGACATGAGCGGCGGTAACGCGTACGTCGACGGGATCTGGGCGTCGACGTTGAACTACCGGCCGAGCAACCGGACGTACTACTGGGCCGGGTGCATCGACTTCGCGCAGACCCACATCTACACCGCGTCCGCCGTCGACGGTGCGTGGAGCAAGCACACCACCATCCCCAACTGCTACTACGACGCCGGCATGCTGATCGACGACAACGACACCATGTACGTGGCGTACGGCAACGGCACCATCAGCGTGGCGCAGTTGTCCGCGGACGGTAAGTCGCAGGTTCGCGCCCAGCAGGTCTACACGACGCCGTCGAGCATCGGCACGCTGGAGGGCGCCCGGTTCTACAAGCGCAACGGCGCCTACTACATCTGGCTCACCCGCCCGGCCAACGGCCAGTACGTGCTGAAGTCGACCAACGGCCCGTTCGGCCCGTACGAGCAGCGTCAGGTGCTGCTCAACCTGCCCGGCCCGATCTCCGGTGGCGGTGTGCCGCACCAGGGTGGGCTGGTGCAGACCCAGAACGGCGACTGGTACTACATGTCCTTCGTCGACGCGTACCCCGGTGGTCGGATGCCGGCGATGGCCCCGATCACCTGGACCGGCGACGGCTGGCCGGTGCTGCAGACGGTCAACGGCACCTGGGGCACCTCGTACCCGAAGCCGAACCTGCCCGCGCCGCCGCGTGCGGTCAAACCGCTGACCGGCACCGACACGTTCGCCGGCACCACCCTCGGCCCGCAGTGGGAGTGGAACCACAACCCGGACAACAGCAAGTGGGCGGTCAACAACGGGCTGAACCTGCAGACCGCCACCGTCACCGGCGACCTGTACAAGGCGCGCAACACGCTGACCCACCGCATCCAGGGCCCCAGCTCGACCGCGACGATCGAGTTGGACTACTCCACGATGCGCGACGGTGACCGGACCGGCCTGGCGGTGCTGCGCAACTCGTCAGCCTGGATCGGGGTCCGACGGGACAACGGGTCGACACGTCTGGTCATGCAGAACGGCCTGACGATGGACGGCAGCTGGAACACCACCAGCACCGGCAGCGAGGTGGCGAGCGCCGCTGTCTCCGGTGGCCGGATCTGGTTGCGGGCCAACGCCGACATCAGACCGGGATCGGGTCGGCAGGCGCGTTTCTCGTACAGCACGGACGGGGTCAACTTCACCTCGTTCGGCAACGCGCTCACGCTGGCGAACAACTGGCAGTTCTTCATGGGCTACCGGTTCGCCATCTTCAACCATGCGACCCAGGCGCTCGGTGGCGCTGTCACCGTGCGTCGATTCGACCTGACAACGCCGTGA
- the chvE gene encoding multiple monosaccharide ABC transporter substrate-binding protein: MGRKFLVALGSAALALSLAACSGEGAGSNGSSGGDKPSDLTIGVSMPTQTSERWIADGNAVKSKLEAKGYKVDLQYAGDDIPTQSQQVDQMITRGADVLVIAAIDGTALSSQLQAAASAKIPVISYDRLIRGSKDVDFYVSFDNYKVGVAQGTALLVGLGLLNKDGSKGTAKGPLNVELFAGSLDDNNTQYFFGGAMDTLKPFIENGTLIVKSKQTTPEQVAILRWQQETAQKRMENLLTSSYNDGSKVDGVLSPYDGISRGIITALQNAGYGSGAKKLPVVTGQDAEIASIKLINDGVQSSTVFKDTRLLADQAVNAAEAFLQKKQPQANDSETYNNGVKVVPAYLLPIATVYKDDIKATLIDSGYWTAEEVAAGQAKK, translated from the coding sequence GTGGGCAGGAAATTCCTGGTTGCTCTGGGCAGCGCGGCACTGGCGCTGAGCCTGGCGGCGTGCAGTGGCGAGGGTGCGGGCAGTAACGGCAGCAGCGGGGGTGACAAGCCCAGCGACCTGACCATCGGCGTGTCCATGCCGACCCAGACCTCGGAGCGGTGGATCGCCGACGGCAACGCGGTGAAGTCGAAGCTTGAGGCCAAGGGCTACAAGGTCGACCTCCAGTACGCCGGTGACGACATCCCCACGCAGTCGCAGCAGGTCGACCAGATGATCACCCGCGGCGCGGACGTTCTGGTCATCGCGGCGATCGACGGCACCGCGCTCAGCAGCCAGTTGCAGGCCGCCGCGTCCGCGAAGATCCCGGTCATCTCCTACGACCGGCTGATCCGCGGCAGCAAGGACGTCGACTTCTACGTCAGCTTCGACAACTACAAGGTTGGCGTCGCCCAGGGCACCGCACTGCTCGTCGGCCTCGGCCTGCTGAACAAGGACGGCTCGAAGGGCACGGCCAAGGGGCCGCTGAACGTCGAGCTCTTCGCCGGGTCGCTGGATGACAACAACACCCAGTACTTCTTCGGTGGAGCGATGGACACGCTGAAGCCGTTCATCGAGAACGGCACGCTGATCGTCAAGTCCAAGCAGACCACCCCCGAGCAGGTCGCCATCCTGCGCTGGCAGCAGGAGACCGCGCAGAAGCGGATGGAGAACCTGCTCACCTCCAGCTACAACGACGGCTCGAAGGTCGACGGGGTGCTGTCGCCGTACGACGGCATCTCCCGCGGCATCATCACCGCCCTGCAGAACGCCGGCTACGGCAGCGGCGCGAAGAAGCTCCCGGTGGTGACCGGCCAGGACGCGGAGATCGCCTCGATCAAGCTGATCAACGACGGCGTGCAGAGCTCCACGGTCTTCAAGGACACCCGCCTGCTGGCCGACCAGGCCGTCAACGCCGCCGAGGCGTTCCTGCAGAAGAAGCAGCCGCAGGCCAACGACTCGGAGACGTACAACAACGGTGTCAAGGTCGTCCCGGCGTACCTGCTGCCGATCGCGACCGTCTACAAGGACGACATCAAGGCGACCCTGATCGACTCCGGCTACTGGACGGCGGAAGAGGTCGCCGCCGGTCAGGCCAAGAAGTAA